GATTGTTAAGTACTGCGGTTTTCTTCGAAAATGGCATGTGAATGTTTTCCAATAACTTCAAAAGATGCATTACGAATGTTCTGATTGTCATATGAATAGTGGTCCTGACATTTGAGAATGGTAGTGCTCTAAGGAGAGAACGGCATTAATGTTGTATAATCTTCGCAGCAACCTGCATCAAATTCTTAATCCTAGTTCTGGAATTGTCTTTGATCTCATTGACTTGTATGGCTGCAGGCGTTCCTTGGTCATTGAAGGTGCCGTTTCAGAATTTCAACGAAGTACCAAAGACTTTCTTCTTTCTAATGACAGTGATAGTGAGGAGGGAGCAAAAATATTGAAGTTACTTGAGATGTCTGCTGAACCTGAAGTTCTTATGGCCGAGATGAGTCCTGATCAGTTGAATTCTTTTGCTGCTTATCGATCGAGATTGGAAGTAGGTCTCAGACTCTTGCCTACCCTATTAGATACTAGCAATAATTATTGATGGTACGTTTGTCTCAGGTGACTAGGCAATCTGACATGGAGAAATCTATTGAGAAAGCTCTGCAAGATGCTGGTTTAACTGAAAGAGAAGTCACTGCATTTATGAGGGTGAGGGTGGTAGGGCTAAAAAGAAGAACTTACCATGGAAAAAGTAGTCAAGAAGAGGGATTTATAACAATCTGGAACCCAACTGAGAAGCAGGTAAATTTTAGGTATATATTACGGTGCTTTAGGCTAGCTAGCAGGGTTTGTgctttgcattttgatttcattgcaattgaatttttggtTGTTGCCACAGCAAAATGATTTAATTGAGGGGCAGGCATACGCTATCACTGGGCTTGTTCCAGCGAAGTCCAATTCAGAAACCATCTACCTACAGGCAAGAGGACCCACTACAAAATGGCAGCATCTATCTTCTCGAGAAGTTGAAAATTTCGAGTGAGACCCTTTTCGAAATGTTCTGTTCCTTAAGACAGTTTAGAATTCCAACCTCAAAGCTATCCACTGCAGGCCATTCTTCAGTCCCCGCAAAGCCATTTCTCTATCGAATTTGGGTGAAATTCCGCTTTCCAGGTATGTATATCTTATCAAGGTTAAAATTATACAAGCTTAATTTTCCCGCAGATCAACAAGATTGGTCTTTGGATGCTTCAGTGAATTCGATATTGCTGCTTTCGTTCTTTACGTGGGTGAGGTTTACACAATGGCCAACCAAAAAAGGCAGTGGATCTTTGTGACAGATGGTTCTAAAGTTGAGAAGCAGGCTGGCGAATATGACACTTCTTTACTTGCCAtcagcttcttcttccctccaACTGATGATAATTCGTTTGTCCCAATCAATTACAACCTTGTGGGATCGACGGTAAGCATCATTCAATTAAGTCTAATGCAATCAACTCCAGATGAAGGTTAAACTTTGGATTTATAACATGCTGTTTTTGATGGTGTTAAGGTGAGAAAACCGAGAGAGTAAGGAATGTACTTAATTGCAGTAGAcaagttccaaatttttttcttaaaatatgttGTCATGACTCCGGACAAAATATTTATTAAGGAGAGTTTCATCAAGTACTAGAGATGGCTGACACAAGGTAATCGCACCTATGCAAAGTCAAGGTTCTAATGGCCACTGGAAAGCATTTTGGCATAACCTAGATGTAGTTACTCTCTTTCAggtgttttttgttttcaattacgAAATCCAGATAATTTTCTGTCCATTACGGTATTGTCTATCTTGAATTAAGGGTTTTCATCCTGTATGTGTGCGACTTACAATGTTCTTGTCAATATGATAGGTTCAATGTCAGCAAATCTGTTCCCATAGTTCTACATTCTGATTAGAGTTCTTATTGGCCCTCTTTgcattgttttgcaggttgggTTCTGTAATCTTATTAAAAGAGCAAAAGACCAAATGAATCATCTCTGGGTAGCAGAAGCAACAGAAAATTCAAACTACTTTCTTAGCTTCGAccctccccatttttgtcaccTTAAAGAAGCTGCCCTGTCTACTCACGGATGGGCAAAAGTCTCTGAGTTGGTATGGAGTTCAAAATTTCATGGTGACAATTTGGCATTGGTGacaatgatttctataaaatgaTCTCTGCATTTACCTCGAAACAGATAATTGATGAGCTAAAGGAGAGGGTGTTATTTATTATTGGGGGTTGCAAAAACTAGATGGTGAAGGTGACAATGCAACCTTGATTGTAAGTTTACCCATTATATAGCTTCTTTCACTCTCACTTTTTGGTTGTAATGGAACCCATGCCACTGGCAATGGTACCAAATGCTTAAGAATGGTACCAAATGCTTAAGACACAGAATAGCTACTCTAGTTCTACACTTTGCTGCTGCATTCTTAATTGTCATTTCCGTGAGAACTTATGGTGACATTGGGTTCACTCTGTAATCTCGTGTTATAGGTGGCAGTTTCAATGTGCTTGACATCATTAAGATTCTATACCGTTTTACGGGGACTGGCAATTCAGGTTAACATGTCATAATCGTGTTAATCATGCCAAAGCATTTAATCATGATgaaaattgtttcaatttgTGTAGAGATATATAGTTAGTGTGTCGCGCTGTGTCATATTCAGGTTCTCTTTGTAATTCATGTTTTGCCTCATCTCATGTCAGCATCCTGCAAACGGGTTGTGTCCAGCATTGTCAGCCCCATTTATATTAATGATCATTATGGATCACTTATGTATATGATGTCAGTAAGTTGCTTTGTCCACATTTCATTAGTAGTTGGCTAATCCTTGGATATGTACTACATCGATTCACTTGCAGAAAGAATGTGCAATTCAAGTTGATGCATGATGCTAGTTCGGGATGGGCAGTGCTTGAAGGAGCAGCATTGATTTCGTTGGTCAGTTGAAAAGCCTTCAATGCAACTAAAGTTCTTAGATATTCGGTTTCCATTGGCCCAAAGTTGGTGCTGATCTTGGAGTTTGCTTCCATTTTGCAGATGTTTCACTGTACATTGTTCACATCTTCCTGAAGAAAGGATCAACCATGACACAatcttccatttcttcttgttAAGTAGAGCTCAGTTGTATAGACATTTGTGGTCAAATCTCGAGTTCCTATTTAGCCCTCTAGCTGAGAACCCCGGCTGGTCTAGCGTCGTAAGGTTTTTGGTTACGCGAAGAGTACATTATGACAAGTTTAAATTCTCTTCTTTACTGTCCGTGTATATTGGGTGTTGGATTTGCTAGGAGTGATAGACTCCATGCGCATCCTGTACAATGTCTTGATGATAACTAACCTTCAAGTTGCATTTGGCACCGAAAATATTACAGATTGAGAATAGAATGTTAAGTTCGTCTTAGGAGGTAAAGTGGATGAACACTTGAGTCTTGCACGGACTCGGTTCATGAGCCCAAAACAATCACAGGGGTTTGCATGGATAATAGTCACGATGCACGCGGGTTCAGGCAAGAATTTGCTATGAATAGCAGCCCTGCACATCTAGATCAACTGTCCCAAGCATATAGTGCCAGTTGTAAGCGTtacccttctctttctttgtttctctacCATTGCAATCTGAGAACTTGGTCTGATTAAACATGGCATTGTCTTACTTTGAATGAAATCTTCTGTTTGCGGGCTGTTCTCCCTTATTTCAAGCATGCCAATCGGTGTCTCTGATTTTACTAAAAAGCTTGTTCCCCAGGAGAGTCACACTTCTGGAGTGATTCCATGCTTTTAATCCAAAAGCTCCTATTTACACTCGGTTCCATACTATTCCGACAGGTGTACAGATGGTATTGGAGTCTCAGACTCTCAGTGGGTGCCTTCCTTGGAGGACAATGACaatctttgtttcccatctgcTTTGCCTGTTCGGAATCTCGTGGTCCTCAAACCAAAATCTGCAAGGACTATGACCCGATGTCACGGCAAGAGACAACCTGAACCTGCGAAACAAACAAATCCTAACGGTCGCataaaatcttttttcttttttattgacaCCTCTCGAGCAAAAAAGTAGGTTCCCAGAATGTTTTTTTAGCTTAAAACCATGCTATAGGACAAGTCGTACTCACGCATAATTTACTGAAAATCATTGTCGGATCATGGAAAAAGCATTGAAGACTGTTGTGCATATACCCTACTTTTTGTCTACTGCTTCCAACTCTATAAATGGACCAGCTTCTTGCATGAAAGTAGTCCAATACAAGGGCAAGTTACCATGgccgaggaaaagaaaagtgaacTAAGAGGGTGCATCAAGACCTCTACAGGACCTTGGATAGTCCACAAAGCTGGGAAAGATGGAAGCCTTGTCACACGATATCGATTCCCTTCGGAGACTGAACgtcaaaacaacaaaagcagGGAGTGCAAGCGACGAGCCTTGGCTCGAAAAATATTTGCTGGCCTTCGAGCTCATGGAAATTATAAACTGCCTAAACATGCCGATTCCAATGACTTGCTGAAGGCTCTTTGTGAAGAAGCAGGTTGGCATGTCGAAGAGGATGGAACCATTTCCAGAAAAGTAAGTCTTCTGAACGCTGTCTCAATCACAATGCTCAATTGTTGCTACTAAACTTTATTCTTTATAtgcttgttttccttttgtgttGTTAGAAAAGTAGAAGTTTTGGTTTCTTCATGATGAACAAGCATGATTACATGTGTATTTACAAATGATGCCGCAGAATGTTCCCTCGGACAAGTCAAGCTCAAGTTCTCCAATGGTGTCACTTGAAGGTCTTGATTATTGCACTTGTGCTGATCGTGAAAATGTAGATCATGCCAACTGCTTTGCCTTGGAAAAAGTCTCTGTTCATGAAAAAAATACTGACCTCACATTATCATTGTAATAATTAGGGTCATATCATAAATAGTTTTAGATAATAGATCGAGTAAGAGTAGTGTACATCTACATCTTTGTGGATATACTATAGCTACATGGAGATATTTATAATGAACTAAAAGGGTTTCCTCAAGGGCTGGGTTTGTGGTTGAAGGTTACAAAAGTAGTGCCATGTATTAATTACGTTCTTTTGGCTGCTTAGAAATGTTGAAATCGTATCCTATATATCCACTTGAAAtgagtatttctttttctaatcaTACTTTTCGttcactttttatcaatacGATAGAAGATACGGTTGTCAAACTAGAGAGTGAACCTTTACCAGAATTATAATCCACATTGTTTGTCATCATTGCCAGATATTAATTTGACTAGTGTATGGTTGTTCCTGCTTTTTATATTCGGGGTGGAGGGCTACTCAACTAAAAAATCCCCATCACATTACTGCAcattgaaaaagataaaaatggtggaaaaagaagaaaaaaaaagaaaaagcaatcaAGTCACACTTTGtacattctttcttctttcaagACAATTTTTGGCTTGTGGTGTGGTGAGGGGTGAATCCATCCTAGCTTCACTTCCATCCCAGCTTCACTTAATTGTGGTCAAACCTCAAGttaagaaaaagtaagaaataagAAGTTATCTGAATCACAATCCTTCAACTCTATTCTCTAATCTTTGTGTCCGATTTTGGAAAATGTGGGCGTAAAGAAGCTCGTTCCACACATCTGGCACTCCGGGCAAGCACCAGTGGAAGCAGTCTGCATAGCTAGTTGGCTTTGCCTTCTGCTCTTCGGTTAAGGGTTCCCATTGTCGCCTATGTATGGTCGGGTGTGCTTCTTTCCGGTACTCTGAGAGCTGAGTGATGTTCAGGATTTGAACCCCAAGGCCTCTCGCCTTCAACTGGTCGATCACGGACTCGACGACCCGCATCATTCCTGGGTCCGACCCACTTCCCCAGTACCCTTCTTTGGCGATAGGTTCGGTTTCCGCGTAGCAGTTTTGGCCTTCGTCCCCATCCCATTCCTCGGCTCTACGACATAGAAAAGAGCGTTGTCTTGCTTATTCCTTTGTAAACGAATCTTGCAGCCAAAAGGGGTGCATCGATGCTATGAAAAGATCATACCTTTCATGAGTTGGAGACATGCTCACAAAGAAGACTTGGGTCTTGGACCTATTCACATGCACTTCCAACCAATCCGACCATGTGTTGAGAGCCATCTCATAGGCCCGTGGCATCATCACATCTTTGTAAATTCCATCCGGACTCCCGAACGAGCCCCACCTAAATTAAGAATAATTGCCACACGAAATTAAGGTTTAATTAGGAGTTATTTAGCTCctttttattgagaaaatgctggacataattttcatttatagaTGAAGTACTTACAAGACTTTCATTTGAGATCTCCTCCACCAAAGATACGAATCGAAAATGAGAATGTCGGCGTCGGACCAATGCCTCGCATGCTTCTCAATGGCTTGAACCCGGACGATCCGATCGGGCACTCGGTGGTTGACCGGGTCATCCGAGTTGGATTCCACTAGCAATGGTGCCCAATAGTACTCAATAGTTGCATTGTATTCCTAATTTTGTTGATACCAAAACCATTAAATTCCTGAAATCGATCCCGAAAGTAGCTAGACATCTCAAATTTTCAAGACTAAAAGATATTGACATTTAAATCATTTGAAATTACATAGTGTTAAAACTTGGATTACAGTGAAAACATCGTAAAGATACCAATTTCACAAATGACCGCTTGAACTCCATATAAAAGATACGATGTTAGcttttgatagaattttatCATCTTGTATTGCATCGATTCAAACTTAATTTGAATGTCGCTTGATGCATTGTTTCTGACATAATTCGATATGACAACTTGTTGGATACCATTATTAATGATTTTCGAGGGGTGAGTTCAATTGAGGACAAggccaaaattaaaattattgttCTAGTTTCCAGCGATAAACTGGTTTTTAATTAATGATGGCTTTTTATTATATACAGAACTTGTAAACCGGTTGATTTGCATGAATGCCATgtacatttaaaaaatatgtttaGGGATGTGGAAGAATCTTGATTCTCCTTTTGCTGCTGCATTATATTCAAAGTCGAAAGCTTTTTTCCTCACctaaaatgttgaaaaaaatgTCGTAAATCCGTAGAAAAGTCCAATGTCGTAGATAAAAACAATGTACAATTGCCAACGTTGTTGCGCTGTCTCCCATGAGAAAGAGTTTTAAGAGGGGAAGAAAGAGATGTTGACTTACAGAGGCCTTGAAGATGAGCAAGGAATTGTTGTGCTTGGACGACATGGATTTGAGGTTTGGAGGGATGGCCGACTCGACCAGGCAAACCATGGAGACCCATTGGCCTCGATTCAGCGAGTCACCCACGTACACGAGCCTCTTGTTCCTCAACCTCTCCAACAATGCTGTGGCATTGAACCTACCCTTGTTACCACCAGACACACAGCCACAACACTCAACTCATAAACCCTAATCAATTTCAGAAGCACATCAAAACTCAACATGGGTATAGTGGACATTCAAATAATATGAGtcggcttctctctctctctctctacatcaaAACACAAGAGTCGTGTACGATATTTAATGACAATCGTAACATATCACCCAATTTCGTAAATTAGTCTCGATATACCTAAAGttactttcaagaaaaatcGTTGATGCGTATATATACCTAGGAAGGTCACATCCATGGGGTTGCCACCTCCATTGCTGATACCTCAAGTCCCTCCGGCCGAACTTCTCGCAAGCCAGTTGATCCGACATGTACGTGCACTCTTTCTCCTTGTAGAGAGGGTATGACACATTGTCGAACACCCATTGCCCTGAGAACAAGTTGCACTCCCGCTCTGTTGTCGACGTTGATGTGGACGGTGCTGGTGTCGGTGAAGCCGTTTCGGCCGAGTTATGGAGGATTGCTGCTCTATCTTCATCCAGCAGTGGCTGCTCTGCGTCGCGGGTGAGGTAGACAACACCGATGACGACGCCGGTGACGAGGAGAGCCAACAGGGAGTGGAAGCTGGTCTTGATCCCCCACGACGCAGCCGCTATTTGGGCTTTGTTTGCCATtgccaataattttttttttcgggtgtgCTAGGGTAGCTTGCTGCGGGAGTTATATGTGAGTGGTTCGCTTGTCATTGAAGTtgttcaagaggaaggagatgatATCTTTTTGAGcgggtttggtttggtttctcCTGAATTAGAGCAAGTGGAAACAGCTTTCTTGGGTAGTTTGAGGAAAGCAATTGATTGGGAAGGTTTGTCTGCTTCGGTTAGTCAATTGATCccatttttttcccatttctaaattttgtttcgtacatcatcatcatcatggactTGGTTTTATCCACTTCGGATACCGAACCCTATTCAAGAAAATGTCACTTTCCAGGCGCTCCAATCTAACTAATCTAACAAATTTAATTGGTTGCTTTATGGTTTCTTTAACCAATGCTGAGTTCTCGAATCTCTGGCAGTCAATCGGCTTATTGCATACTTTATCGACCAAATCTTTTTCACCGTGCTATTATTGACTGACAAGACTCGTTTTACTATTCTTACCCTAAACTACTCACACCCATAAAAGGACGGGTGCCACGCGTCATTCCACAAAACTTGCACGTAATTAGCTCTGCCCACCAGAGAATTTTACAGTGCCAATGAAGGAAGACATTATTGAGAACCTAATgagaattaaaatattttcaataataataataataataataataataataataataataataataatattattattattatcgtATCTTGTCATTTGGCCTCAAATAGACCTTATAAACTAATAATTCCAATCGATGCTCTTGAATCTTCCGGTAATTTCATCTCGTGTTAAGGTAAAAAGACGGCTTGAGTTGGTCGGGGGATCAGTTGAGGGGTAATAGCGGTATGTAGTAAAAGGCAGAAAGCTATCTTAAACTAAAGAATAATGAACAGCAAAAAAGCTAGCTGTGTTGCAATTTCTTTGATCCTTTTCAAAACTTCAATAtaatcaaaacaagaaaaggCGAATTAGGTTTCGGAGTGGTTGGCACTTCCACGTCTCGATTCGGTGTCTTGGAAGTCACCTCAAGAAGAAAACCCTTCCCTGAGGGAATGGCAGGTGGGgaaaattttatattgattaaaataaacattttttgtgTTTATAATATATTTGCTTGACTATGGTCGCTGGAAATTGAAGTATCAATGCCCAAAGGTACACGGGACTACTTAATTGATTGGGATGAACATATAGAATCGGTTGCACACGCAATCATCTGTTAATGTTTAAAGAGCAAAGATGGCATTACCAGAATTTATCTCCTCCAAATGGAAAGAGTCATGTCCTTTACAAAGCCAATATTTTTTCACGTGCACGTTTGGATTTCATATTCATATCAGTTGTCCGAGGTTATATTGTGTAGATATTTTCGTAATGATAGTGATTGTTATGAGAGACTATAACCTAGAATAACTTGCAACTAGAAAGTATAAATTGGGCATGATAATTGGAGCAAAGTTGTTGTGTTTTTGCACTAATATAGATACTCTCAGTGAATATACAGATATTTGTGGATGACAAAAGTTGAACTGGACCAACCCAGATCATCTCTTGGGCTTGTTGAGGGTCGATTCgagaaagaaattttataaGAGATATTTATAAAGTCTTTTGACCTGAAGGTCTTCTTTACTTTTATACAAGCAGTCCCATTATTTTGATTCGTCAATTGGTCATGTTGCGAAAAGCGAGcgatcgaataataatatagataaagaaaaaaataataagacactagatttatgtggtttggtCGTAAATACCTATATTCACGAGGAGAGCAGTGATGAATTTCACtgtagatcaagcgatacaaggagattacacattCAAGTCATTCAAACACTCTCTCAGtatttcccaaaccccaattacacTCAATAACGAACTCACTTTTAGCCCCAAAATTGCTCaagaaataatctttcaatctcacgaaggaattacacgtaAATCTTACTACAAGATTTAATTTGCTCGAAGactaaatcttcttggatgtaattcactaacaagaatgacaaagaaaatcctTCCTAAGCATTTGATGACAAGACGACGCTTCAAGActaattcttcatgatcaataACTACCCACGAAGAAGCCTTAAGAAGAATAATATAATCCACCGCCAGAGAATTCCATGCATGAGGGAAAATGAATCAGCCAGGATTCGGTCAACAGAAGTAAAAGGTTGGACTAAGTCAACTTGCCCATTTCAACGAAAACATATCttcatatattttaaataaaatccaagtccaagtcaaagttggactttcctatttcaatGGCCAAAAGGCAGAttcgaattttgggaaattgatcTTCGGATTTTTTTGGCTCGATTTTAAACGcccgcaacatatccaattcgaaATATTCGGAATTTCACATTgagctcaaactcgagacatattttaacaggTTATACATTAATACAAGGTAAACCTCGGCATGCCGGCTCATGTGATTAATTTATGAAGAGCATTAAGTACCTTGGGATCCATTACTTCTGATGGTAGAGGTGAATGTCCAAATTGCATCTTTTGACTAACCAAAAAACCAGCcattcaaacatttttttacTGTAAATTATGCTGTTAGTAAGTTTTTCTTCATCTAAATTCTTTCATGGTCGAGAGGATAGAGATGCACATACTCAATGAACCCCGGAGAATTGTGTGTAGACCTCTACGAGTATATATGAACTGCTGGTTGATGGAAGGACTTGTATTAATAAATCACTATCGGATATCTCATTTATAATCTCTACCTCGTTGGGTGAAATTACAATTTGTTAAagtatataattatatattgtCCACATAAATAGAGATTTATCTTACCAAatattatattcatataattgaaaaatatatgtatGTTCCATTTACAATTAACGGCACCGAGACAATAAAAagaccttttatttttatttttatttaaatctttGCAAATCATGTTTTGCAATCTGAACCGACTGGTCCATTTAACCAATTAATCTATTAATGTCTTAATGTATCATGAATTTAAGCTAGCCATTCGATTTTGCTATCGTCTTGCTCTTCTTTCGACTCAAAGGTTCAATTTCGAAGAAGGTAGGCATAAAGAAGCTCGTTCCAAACGTAGGCGTCAATGACCGCAATCTGCATAGTTCTTGGGATTAGCTATCTGGTCTTCGGTTAGGGCATGCCATCGTCTTCTGCAAATGGTTGGGTGTGCTTCCTTGCAATACTTGGAGAGCTGGGTAATGTTGAGGTCGTGAACAGTGAGGCCTCTCGTTTTGGGACTGAGCTCCGCAAATACAAACGTTGGCGATTAGTAAGTCCCCTGGCATATCGTGTTagcatttttcttattattgttatcttttttgaattttatcataTAACTCTTTGACAGCTTAAAAGaggggaaaagtactaaaaaattcatcaacctattgtattgatatcaattcagtcataaattttttaatcggactaaattaatcttaaatctttttagaTTGATAACAATTCAGTTCATCTAACTAATTATGGTTGGCCGGTGCTGATGTGGATATCGGGCtgatgatgtggcaatttttaaatatatttttcaaattttttattaaattttttccttttctttttctcttcttcttccttgggctTCTTCTCTTGTAGTGGTTGGCCTGCCCTGCCCAAATCTGGTCGAGGCTAGCCTTGCCATGGCCTTATTGTGGGTGAAGGTGGCCTCGCTTGCGGTCTGTGAGGCCATGGCGGCCTTCGCCCTTGGGAGAGGCTAggtgagggttgcaacccttgctggcggcggcaagggcttCTTGGCCCTCACCAAAGTGGTCGACAAGCCTTGTCGGAGCCTCATTGGCCATTGTGGGAGAAGAagcgcaaggaagaagaagagaaaaagaaaaggaaaaaaaaaaaattaataaaaaatcgaaaaataaaataaattatttgaaaattgccatgtcaatgTCTAGCTACCAGTCGGCATCTATGATAGTGCCAGCTGGCCAAAATTGAGTGAATGTATTGAATTAGTattattgtaaaaatatttaggactaacttggtttaattaaaaaatctagaattgaattggtgctaatataataagtttaagacttttttggtacttttccccccTAAAAGAGTGTGACCTTTTTACGCTCTTTTCATAGTCATCGGAATGTACATATTTTTGATCTGAAGATAATCTTTCGTGTGAATATGTTTGACAATCGATTTGAATGTAAATCTTTAGAGTAACTATTGAATATGCCAAAACGAAGATTTCCAGTATCCATCATTGTATCACACAAGGATATCATGTAAGTTTTAAATGATTTTGGTATAGTTCATGTGTGTGAATATGCTAATGACCACAAGGAATCGTGTGTCCGATAAGTGACATTGATCACATGGAGCAATAGATATATTCAGTCGGCTCATCATTCAATGATTTAAACTATAGAGTAAACATAAATCCAAATTCCAATTGCGTATGTTAATGGACTCAATTTTAGGTTCACTCTCGATAATCTCTCTAACTAAGACGAGGTCCCAAACTTTTACTGCATCTCATTCTCAGATTTGTTGATGCTTGGTGTTACCAATGGTAACCAAGTGGAGTAAGGACTTTGGAATCAATTAACTAATGGAGGAGATAATGCCCCTATATGTTTGAAAGAGGGAGTCTGCTTTTGGTTATGGCGATGGTGGAGATTCAATGCGAGTTGAAATTCGTCGGGGACTCCTGAATTAAGTGACTGACGGAGTGGAAATGCTTCTCTGTATTCAGGATAGAGTTTGTGCTTGCTTGTGGTCACATCAGATAAGTGATGCGGTACGCAGCGTTTGATCGTCGGCTGATAACTAAATGACTTCataagcttttgagtgaaaaatttAACTGAATAAGCTAACAGGCCATGAATAAATGAAGTACTTGTTCTTGAAGACAAGGAATGGGAACTTTTTATGCGCACCTCGAACATATTTAGTAACAGATATggcatttaatatataaaacattagatgtcaaaattttcaatCTAATCATGTAAGAAATGTCaaagtcaataaaaatatttatttgtttttccaatTGCTGCATTTGGTTTGAAAAAACTAGGcaattttttggggaaaattatcaaaaaagccTTAAAATTATTGTACGGTGCCAATTCAGCcataaatgatttaattttgtcaatttagtcttataacCTTTTGGCAATTTTCCAATGTAATAGTTATTCTGGCTAATTTTAGtaggaaattattgatgtggatgttGATCGTCCTATGTGGCATAATCAACACTTAGGATGGTCGGAGCTAAAGTGAAGAAT
The sequence above is drawn from the Eucalyptus grandis isolate ANBG69807.140 chromosome 11, ASM1654582v1, whole genome shotgun sequence genome and encodes:
- the LOC104426357 gene encoding protein trichome birefringence-like 34, with amino-acid sequence MANKAQIAAASWGIKTSFHSLLALLVTGVVIGVVYLTRDAEQPLLDEDRAAILHNSAETASPTPAPSTSTSTTERECNLFSGQWVFDNVSYPLYKEKECTYMSDQLACEKFGRRDLRYQQWRWQPHGCDLPRFNATALLERLRNKRLVYVGDSLNRGQWVSMVCLVESAIPPNLKSMSSKHNNSLLIFKASEYNATIEYYWAPLLVESNSDDPVNHRVPDRIVRVQAIEKHARHWSDADILIFDSYLWWRRSQMKVLWGSFGSPDGIYKDVMMPRAYEMALNTWSDWLEVHVNRSKTQVFFVSMSPTHERAEEWDGDEGQNCYAETEPIAKEGYWGSGSDPGMMRVVESVIDQLKARGLGVQILNITQLSEYRKEAHPTIHRRQWEPLTEEQKAKPTSYADCFHWCLPGVPDVWNELLYAHIFQNRTQRLENRVEGL